The Lolium rigidum isolate FL_2022 chromosome 2, APGP_CSIRO_Lrig_0.1, whole genome shotgun sequence genomic interval TATTACTGATTAGTTCAAAAGTGTTCACCCTTTTGGTGTTTTGTTGGCTCTATGAAACTATCTCCTATATCAAAATCAGACTAGtgcaaattgttcaaatatattaCTAGAGTATTAAACTTCAGGGCAGCATCAGCATGGATTAATTGTTTGCTACTCTAGTACTAATTAGGCCGCCTTGCTATGGATCTATCACTCTTACCTAGCATTGCTAGAAACTGGACAGGAACGGATGCTTCACTTGGACTGTTCCATGTGCAAGTCAGCTTTAAATTCCTTATGCAACTGTCACTCTTATGCAAGACAGTCCACTAAGTCCATGTCACATGCGTGGATGCACTTCTGTACAGATAGTCGTCTCTGTGTGGTTGCAGCAGCTCCTCTCTTAATTCTCCTAGCACAACTCTCACACCCACCATACACTGTATGCAGGTCGATCAAACTTTATGTTGCACTGCACAGTGCCACAGTGCACACTGAATGTATAGCTCGACAAACGACCCTACGCcattgagagcatctccagccgcgtcccccaaaccgtcccccaaaccgcgccggattgagcgtttgggggacgtgttttgttcgtgccgcgtttgggggacgtcgctccccagccgcgtcccccaaacgccgcccccaaacatttaaaataatttttttaacacataaaccatttatatcaaatgtagcatatgaaaaaaatgttttcgaggattgttttcaaattaaattacaacaaacaataaaacaagtaatcaaatataataaaaagggctagatgatacatcaaggtgccacggtatttcctttgatcctccacaaatgctcaacgagatcagcttgaagttgctcatgcacattgctgtcacggatctctgcgtgcatgaccacaaaatcagcaaaatctgcgggcacctcatgatcaacctccgcgagaggtccttgacactcatagggaccaacatgtgacctaacatgattcttgcggtcatcctcgatgatcatgttgtgcatgatcacacaagcctgcatcacctcccacatttggtcgtgagaccagcttagagcagggtaccggacaatggcaaattgtgcttgaagcacaccaaatgcccgctcgacatccttcctgcaagcctcctgtcgtgtagcaaagtgagaattcttcagacctaatggattcgagattgttttgacaaaagtggcccattttggatatataccatcggctagataatagcctttggtatattggtggccattgatctcatagttgcatggtggagcatgcccttccactagtctgctgaacaccggagaccgctgcaacacgttgatgtcattgtgtgatcccgccatggcaaagaaagaatgccaaatccacaggtcataatctgccacagcttcaagcaccacactgcaatatccatgacgccctttgtatataccttgccaagcaaacgggcagttcttccatgcccaatgcatgcaatcgatgcttccaagcattccaggaaatcctctggcagcattttgtgccatgatccttgcgatctcttcctcagttggccctctcaagtagtatttgccaaactttcccaccacagctcggcaaaacttgtacatgcactcaatggcagtagactcactcatgcgaaggtagtcgtcctgtgtatcggcaggtgctccgtatgcaagcatcctcatggcggcggtgcacttctgaatggatgagaacccgagaacgcctaccgcgtcgagcttgagcttgaagtaggggtcgaactctcgaacgccgtggaggatattcatgaacaggcccttgctcatcctgtaccggcgccgaaaattgtcggcatgtgttgccccgtcggcgaagtagtcgttgtgcagcatggcatgcccctccatcctctgccggggcttcgacttccttcttcccggccttgatcctccacggcgcggcctcttcctcttctccgcctcggcgtcaagcatgtcctggagggacgcgatgatcagcaaatgctcccgcaggtcgtcgtcgaacgcttgctcgtcctccagcagcgagggcaaccatctcatcgtcgctgtccatggctaaagcaaaatcaatggttaaaattgcgccgaggcgagacgacgcaacaaacagcgaccaatcgcgcctacctggcaagtcgtcgagcaccttccgtgcgcggaggtggggcggatttgatggCGCGttccgggaggcgccggcgacgcggcggcggcggcacgaccggcgggagccccggccgcgacaacggtgctgactcgcagcacggatcggacgcccaaacggccgggaaatccggcggcggcggtggggtgggaggcgcgggaaggaaggagcgacgagaaaagaggcgcgaaccaacggtttatgcaaatagtcgccgacatgtgggagcccgcctcgctttcgttgtgtccggcgtccccggtgcgtcccccgtgggacggggacgggctcggggcgccggacaccgtatcggggcgcgccggacaaaaaagggctttgggggacgcggctggaacgctttttttgtccggcgcgccccaaatcgctttgggggacggtttgggggacgcgactggagatgctctgagagaGCCACTACCTATTCGTAATACCCGCATGCCTCACAAGTATCTCACGGTGCCTCGTGCCAACACTTCCTAGTATTAAACATGTGTATGAGAATCGATGTAACATAGAATGTAAGCATGTCAAAATAGAAGTTCTAAAATTAACACCACCAACAGTCCAAGTGAAGCATCGTAGATATTAAGGCAACTGCTTATCCATATTTTCCAAAGGGCACAAATGTCCAATGGGCATTTTTTTCTATTAATAACATATATAATTCATTTATTCCCAGTGGCAACCAAAGCCAAGAATTACATTCTTTTCATAAAAAATATATTAAAAGCATAACCAATACTAAATCATATGTCAAATTCCCACTAAACCCTTTTTGCATGTAAAAATCCTGAAGAGTTAGATGCAAAAAATTGTCTTTTTGCTAAttactacctccatctcaaagtttttaccaaaaattgttaacatgcaaaatataaaatcaataGCATTATACATATATAATGAaacatattttcatatggtatctataaAATATGATATTTGTTGATAGTTCTTCAAAaaaattggtcaaactttactttgtTTGTCTTTATGAAAAAAAtaagccttaaactttgagatcgagGTAGTATATGTTTTTAGTAAACTAGTTGCATGAATGCACGGGATAAAGATTAGTATATATCAATTCAATGTAACATACAAGTAAATGATGACAACACAACTAAAGATACGGAATAAGTGGAAATCCCTCATTGCAACAATACTCATAACAATCTTACTAATTCCCATACAAATCACTTATCAACTGCAACAATAGCCATAACAATCATCCACATGATGACCGGTCTCATATAATGCTCCATCCTCTGGGTGCATCAGTTCTTCTCGGCATGCATAGCAATGTTGGGTGTCAACACGAATTTCCTTGCCATGGTATCCATCATTACCTTTGATGCCCCGAACCCCACCTATAAAAATAACATTAAAACATTGGGGTAAAAGTAAATGAAAATGACATAAACTCTGATTAGAACTGAccaattctttctttttcttccaaTGAAACTATGCATGTGGGTATATATATATCATCATCACAAACATAACGTAGCTCTGCAAAGAAGAACTCTTCCTTTGAATTCTCCAAAGAGCTTTTGGCTGTGAAGTTTACATGACCATAAAAGCGCCATCCATCCATGATTCCAGTGCTAGTGATGGCTTTGATGAGCTCATACTTGATCTAACATATTCCAAGTAAAAAATAGGATATATTCTTGCATAATAATGTTAAAAGGTAAAAAAATGATAGACACAATTAAATAGATAAGCAAGGTTGCAATGAATGAAAATATGTAAGAACATGTACCATGATAAGATCACACCAAATTAAGCATATACAGTTACTTGGCATTTATTCAACGGGGACAAATTCCATTGCTAATGCTATCCTTGAAAGGGACTCGATCATGATCAATGAAACCGGACAAAGTGATTAACCAAGCTACTACAAAGAACCATCAACCAAAGTTCTATTTTAATTTCTATTTACGTTTAAGTACTAATAATGAACAGAAAGATAATCGAGGCTTAGATAACATACCATGTTTTTTTCTTGGCTGTTGTAGTGGTCGAGTGCGGCGGCCACAAATTTATTAGTTTGCCGTTCAAGATCTTCCTTGGAGAAAGTGTTACCATCATTATATAACGAATCAAAGTTGTCCGCAATGTCGTACATAGGAATGCCCCGATCCTCATCGTCCAAGAGGTGGGTGTTCAGACCAGGCTCATTGGGAATGTAATCAGCCATGGTGTCAAATCTAAGTTTATGAAAAAGGTTAGGCGGAAACATGTGGATACTAATTAGTTATCTTCACCTTCTACGGAGCTTACTCTGGGCCTCCATAAGATGGTGAAGTAGGAAGACGCAGATATGAATCGTCGTCTTCGGGTTCCGTGTATGTAGGATTGCTGAGTTTCAGATCAGCATCGGTATCATCAAAGGATTGGGTGCTTGGACCATGCTCATCGGGAGTGTAATCAGCCATGGTCTCAAACCTAAGTCAAATGTTGATGGAAAATGTTAGGCGTGGACATCGTTGTCCGCAGCTTCTACTTAAAGAATTTCTGTGTATGTTCCATAATTCTAGTCGTGGTTTTAGTAATTTAAACTAAAACtacaacaagaattatggaatggaTAGAGTAATTACTACAGTGTGTATGAGGAGCATACTCTGGGTATTCATAAGATGGTGAGGTAGGAGAAGGCGGACATGGTTCAACTTCAGGTTCCGGAGGAGGAGGGCTCCTCTTGTACAGTACGCGAGGCATGTGTGGTCGATGTTATTATAGGCCTCACCTCACGGCTCACTGGTAATTGATCAAGCTCAGCTTTTTATTGCGGGGTAGATGAAGCTCAGCTTGATTAGCTTTTTGGCGGTGGCAGAACTGATTGATTACTCAGGTGATCGAGCCTAGCCTGCAGGACATGACAGTAGTTTACAACGAATTACGGGCGATTCCTGTGTACATATGCATGAATACGATCTGAATTTGGAGTGTGATTGAAGAAACTGAGCCGCAGCTAAGCATATACTACTAGGATTTCAGCGTAGTTGTAGTACATACCTTGTTCACAGTCCGGCGATCCGGTCAGTCTAAATCTGCTCTGATCTGCGGGGATCTTGTTGATCACGCGCTGAGTCGATCAACCAGGTGGTGTATACATACATAGACGGACGGACGGACGGATCCCGGACGAATCGAGTTCATATGAATTTGCAGTCCCTGACTCCGACTCTATTCCAAATTCCGGTTCCTCCTCCCAATCCTCTCttcacttttattttttatttttctgtttttttagaaTCTCTCCTCGATTTTGATTCCTCCTCGATCCACAACCTGCGCAGTCTAAAAGCATCTAACCGAGGTGGGCTTTGTTAGGCCTCAGTGCCCAGCCTTTAGATATAGCCTGGACTGGACTGCGCAGTCTAAAAGCATCTAACGGCCCCCCTAAATCACATCGGATCTGTATTATTTCGACATGATACGAGCTGTCATTTAGCAGGGTCCATATATAGCCCGGACCGTAACGGGATTTTACACGGCCCTCCAGACAGCCCACCTTAACCTGTACAAGTACAGGCTGCTGGTGCGAGTGGAGATCAAAAccttcactcgcaaccctagctccgccgcgcccgcccactcctccggcgagcaattagatGCCCGCACCGCAACCCTAGCGACCATGAGCAGCTCAAGCTCCCGAAGTGGACAGGGGTGGTCGCGCGGGAGGAGGAGACCGCTGTAGCCGGGCGGATGAGGCGTGGCGGGCGAAATTGGTCCGCTCCATCGGAGCGAAGCGCAGGGCGGCGCGGAAGTGGTCGAACTGGGAGCGCCCAGCGCCGGCGTCCCTGCGGGCGTTCACGCCCGAGGGCGAGTGCTACGAGGCGATGCTTCCGATGCCGGAGATGCCAGCGGACTTCTACATCGAGTTTGcttgggaggaagaggaggagcgccgTTGTGCCCTGCCCACGGGTGAGGGAAGCTCGGAAGGAGGAGGAGCCCGCCGCAACCTCTTCTTCGCGGATGAGGGCAGCTCGGGAGGAGGAGCCCGCCGCGACCCCGTCTTCACGCGcaatgacgaggaggaggccgccgccctCGCTTAGGCCGTGGCGGAGTCAGAGGTCAAGCTCGAGGCCATGGCCGAGGCACAACGGGAGGAGCAGGCACGCGCCATCGCCGAGGTGCAGGCCTTTATCGAGCGGGAGGCGGACCAGGCGCGCGCCATGACCAACTAGGTCATCCGCGACTTGGCGCGCCCGACGACtgcaacagcggcggcagcgggatccGGCGAACTGGCGGCGGAGGTAGATCTAGGTAACCCTAGATTAGTTTAGTTTTAGGTTA includes:
- the LOC124690892 gene encoding uncharacterized protein LOC124690892; amino-acid sequence: MPRVLYKRSPPPPEPEVEPCPPSPTSPSYEYPEFETMADYTPDEHGPSTQSFDDTDADLKLSNPTYTEPEDDDSYLRLPTSPSYGGPEFDTMADYIPNEPGLNTHLLDDEDRGIPMYDIADNFDSLYNDGNTFSKEDLERQTNKFVAAALDHYNSQEKNMIKYELIKAITSTGIMDGWRFYGHVNFTAKSSLENSKEEFFFAELRYVCDDDIYIPTCIVSLEEKERIGGVRGIKGNDGYHGKEIRVDTQHCYACREELMHPEDGALYETGHHVDDCYGYCCS